A genomic region of Alligator mississippiensis isolate rAllMis1 chromosome 6, rAllMis1, whole genome shotgun sequence contains the following coding sequences:
- the AS3MT gene encoding arsenite methyltransferase isoform X2 produces the protein MAAPSQEQIRREVQDYYGTVLQKSADLQTNACVTRPQPLSAAVRAALESVHEDVASRYYGCGLVIPERLEGSRILDLGSGSGRDCYVLSKLVGESGHVTGVDMTAAQVEVARKHIGYHTEKFGYQTPNVDFLQGYLESLGDAGLQDESYDIVISNCVVNLSPDKRAVLQEAFRVLKPGGEMYFSDVYVSQDLPADVGKHRVLWGECLGGALWWKDLYQIAQDVGFRPPRLVTASPITIDNRALESVVGDCRFVSATFRLFKVPPAGVGGRCQAIYNGGIPGHEQELVFDANFTFKEGEPVDVDEDTADILRGSRFVEMFQIRPGSGQTPAAGGCCPGKAQAKILDPFQLAERLPPKGPAPVPAKCCGPSGCR, from the exons A TGGCGGCCCCGTCCCAGGAGCAGATCCGCAGGGAGGTGCAG GATTATTATGGCACCGTGCTGCAGAAGTCGGCAGATCTGCAAACCAACGCCTGCGTCACCCGCCCGCAGCCCTTGTCTGCCGCCGTGCGGGCAGCTCTGGAGAGCGTGCACGAGGACGTGGCGTCCAG GTACTACGGCTGCGGCCTGGTGATCCCCGAGCGCCTGGAGGGCAGCCGGATCCTGGACCTGGGCAGCGGGAGCGGCAGAGATTGCTACGTGCTCAGCAAGCTGGTCGGGGAGAGCGGGCACGTCACCGGCGTCGACATGACCGCCGCGCAG GTGGAAGTGGCGAGGAAACACATCGGCTATCACACGGAGAAGTTCGGGTACCAGACACCGAACGTCGACTTTCTCCAGGGCTACCTGGAGAGCCTGGGAGATGCCGGGCTCCAGGATGAGAGCTACGACATCGTGAT CTCCAACTGCGTGGTTAACCTCTCCCCCGACAAAAGGGCCGTCCTGCAGGAGGCTTTTCGAGTGCTGAAg CCGGGGGGAGAGATGTACTTCAGCGACGTCTACGTCAGCCAGGACCTGCCTGCGGACGTCGGGAAGCACCGCGTCCTCTGGG GCGAGTGCCTGGGAGGAGCCCTGTGGTGGAAGGACCTCTACCAGATCGCCCAGGACGTGGGCTTCCGCCCCCCGCGCCTGGTGAccgccagccccatcaccatcgaCAACAGGGCCCTGGAGAGCGTGGTCG GTGACTGCCGGTTTGTTTCTGCGACCTTCCGGCTCTTCAAAGTGCCCCCAGCGGGTGTGGGCGGGCGCTGCCAGGCCATCTACAATGGTGGGATCCCTGGGCATGAGCAGGAGCTGGTGTTTGATGCCAACTTCACCTTCAAG GAAGGGGAGCCCGTGGACGTGGACGAGGACACTGCCGACATCCTGCGAGGCTCCCGGTTCGTGGAGATGTTCCAGATCCGGCCTGGCAGCGGGCAGACCCCGGCAGCCGGGGGCTGCTGTCCAGGGAAGGCTCAG GCGAAGATCCTCGATCCGTTCCAGTTGGCAGAGCGGCTGCCCCCGAAGGGCCCTGCCCCGGTGCCGGCCAAATGCTGCGGCCCCTCGGGGTGCAGGTGA
- the AS3MT gene encoding arsenite methyltransferase isoform X1 — protein sequence MPLPPQAGCRSPPPSLTPAALVAVAAPSQEQIRREVQDYYGTVLQKSADLQTNACVTRPQPLSAAVRAALESVHEDVASRYYGCGLVIPERLEGSRILDLGSGSGRDCYVLSKLVGESGHVTGVDMTAAQVEVARKHIGYHTEKFGYQTPNVDFLQGYLESLGDAGLQDESYDIVISNCVVNLSPDKRAVLQEAFRVLKPGGEMYFSDVYVSQDLPADVGKHRVLWGECLGGALWWKDLYQIAQDVGFRPPRLVTASPITIDNRALESVVGDCRFVSATFRLFKVPPAGVGGRCQAIYNGGIPGHEQELVFDANFTFKEGEPVDVDEDTADILRGSRFVEMFQIRPGSGQTPAAGGCCPGKAQAKILDPFQLAERLPPKGPAPVPAKCCGPSGCR from the exons atgcccctgcccccccaggctgggtgcaggtcccccccacccagcctcaccccggCTGCTCTGGTTGCAGTGGCGGCCCCGTCCCAGGAGCAGATCCGCAGGGAGGTGCAG GATTATTATGGCACCGTGCTGCAGAAGTCGGCAGATCTGCAAACCAACGCCTGCGTCACCCGCCCGCAGCCCTTGTCTGCCGCCGTGCGGGCAGCTCTGGAGAGCGTGCACGAGGACGTGGCGTCCAG GTACTACGGCTGCGGCCTGGTGATCCCCGAGCGCCTGGAGGGCAGCCGGATCCTGGACCTGGGCAGCGGGAGCGGCAGAGATTGCTACGTGCTCAGCAAGCTGGTCGGGGAGAGCGGGCACGTCACCGGCGTCGACATGACCGCCGCGCAG GTGGAAGTGGCGAGGAAACACATCGGCTATCACACGGAGAAGTTCGGGTACCAGACACCGAACGTCGACTTTCTCCAGGGCTACCTGGAGAGCCTGGGAGATGCCGGGCTCCAGGATGAGAGCTACGACATCGTGAT CTCCAACTGCGTGGTTAACCTCTCCCCCGACAAAAGGGCCGTCCTGCAGGAGGCTTTTCGAGTGCTGAAg CCGGGGGGAGAGATGTACTTCAGCGACGTCTACGTCAGCCAGGACCTGCCTGCGGACGTCGGGAAGCACCGCGTCCTCTGGG GCGAGTGCCTGGGAGGAGCCCTGTGGTGGAAGGACCTCTACCAGATCGCCCAGGACGTGGGCTTCCGCCCCCCGCGCCTGGTGAccgccagccccatcaccatcgaCAACAGGGCCCTGGAGAGCGTGGTCG GTGACTGCCGGTTTGTTTCTGCGACCTTCCGGCTCTTCAAAGTGCCCCCAGCGGGTGTGGGCGGGCGCTGCCAGGCCATCTACAATGGTGGGATCCCTGGGCATGAGCAGGAGCTGGTGTTTGATGCCAACTTCACCTTCAAG GAAGGGGAGCCCGTGGACGTGGACGAGGACACTGCCGACATCCTGCGAGGCTCCCGGTTCGTGGAGATGTTCCAGATCCGGCCTGGCAGCGGGCAGACCCCGGCAGCCGGGGGCTGCTGTCCAGGGAAGGCTCAG GCGAAGATCCTCGATCCGTTCCAGTTGGCAGAGCGGCTGCCCCCGAAGGGCCCTGCCCCGGTGCCGGCCAAATGCTGCGGCCCCTCGGGGTGCAGGTGA